A stretch of Fulvia fulva chromosome 4, complete sequence DNA encodes these proteins:
- a CDS encoding putative ubiquitin-conjugating enzyme protein 17 — protein sequence MDDEIRRKRLKQFDFPRGDAPLADNNTNHVTAGLPEMSVDAYRTGDVVDDTPQAQAVRAWVAGLSCAECRKITATTDAVLARFYVIFPGGQYLPSDLKCCKVAASVECFVLLAGFDRYTKHNKLLKGAPKAQPPPSAGSALANMMRGTSSLESNGVGYGGAESSDDYGLLDDPWETAGKGQRLGAPMTDQKSSATAQSLVDGDDRFAAGIMAAVATLVDDSSALPTLLLRGSILDRAADLLVNTSVDDITNRAALYIQLATFLRRLATCPTAAEVLHTPRAVNKTGHDLLRVATGLPTLTASDTLEKAQPLAHYMAGLNRQCKMMAKNSGMLDSESVSTLCEALKDAFNAVLIVETADTTPLESATETAQDNVADVLDYAILRNYSLTNAAQGMNGGVTKNRMKRITKEIIELSPNLPDGIFVRHGSTRPDCMKILIVAPKDTPYENGLFEFDLLLPADYPQKPPQMQFKTTGNGSFRFNPNLYADGKVCLSLLGTWSGPSWDPAKSSIFQVLVSIQAMIFCEHPWTNEPGREGLEGSDQSKAYNRTLHTKTVELAMLGWLQGKSNGIWRDVVAEHFLERQEEILTTIAMWKVDKAPAQPSEKKSGKAKQPFAPGWVPPPFTQSLQGSGQTLGSNSAAPQDEDEDEDEDEDDDDDDDDDDDDDDDDDDDDDDDEDNDHSLGAHFAQFLTTGPGAGSSHSKSGSSDSKPKPKSKTPSKFGGKMFANPFSSAGHKLGGSVLSFGAASFEPTNKPPALTNPYGYNPTPAPYSHPTPYIHPNPNAYLPSPLQQSFLPPTLPQLPTFPKPPSSAAQTPSLTPGILSTYQGTGWAGQKLGGEEDAVQDATSQEQTLHEEDDDDELEIITEKLPVIEEAVEEGAAQEDAAAKEEDDEAAIPSDLAAFVVKLRQAVKDLSSKERLGHRLYGGDDDWEGME from the exons ATGGACGACGAGATCCGCAGGAAGCGACTCAAGCAGTTCGACTTTCCGCGCGGCGACGCACCCCTCGCCGACAACAACACCAACCACGTCACCGCAGGCCTGCCAGAGATGTCTGTCGATGCGTACCGCACTGGAGATGTCGTGGATGACACCCCACAAGCACAAGCCGTCCGTGCCTGGGTGGCGGGCCTGAGCTGCGCCGAGTGCAGAAAAATCACCGCAACCACCGACGCTGTCCTGGCTCGCTTCTACGTGATCTTTCCCGGCGGTCAGTACCTCCCGAGCGACCTCAAGTGCTGCAAAGTAGCTGCTAGCGTCGAGTGCTTCGTTCTGCTTGCGGGCTTCGACCGATACACCAAGCACAACAAGCTGCTCAAGGGCGCCCCCAAGGCGCAGCCACCACCAAGTGCCGGTAGCGCGCTCGCCAACATGATGCGTGGCACGAGTTCGCTCGAGTCGAACGGCGTGGGTTACGGTGGCGCAGAGTCCTCTGACGATTACGGCCTCCTTGACGATCCTTGGGAGACTGCTGGTAAGGGACAGCGCTTGGGCGCGCCTATGACCGATCAGAAGAGTTCTGCCACGGCACAGAGCCTTGTAGACGGCGACGACCGGTTCGCGGCTGGTATCATGGCCGCGGTAGCCACCCTGGTCGACGACTCGAGCGCGCTTCCGACCCTACTACTCCGCGGCTCGATTCTCGACCGAGCAGCTGATCTACTCGTCAATACCTCTGTGGACGATATCACCAACAGAGCCGCGCTGTACATTCAACTTGCCACCTTCCTTCGTCGTCTTGCAACATGTCCAACAGCCGCTGAAGTCCTCCATACCCCACGAGCCGTGAACAAGACTGGCCACGACCTTCTTCGAGTTGCCACGGGACTTCCTACACTCACAGCCTCAGACACACTAGAGAAAGCACAGCCACTTGCACACTATATGGCCGGTCTCAACCGCCAGTGTAAGATGATGGCCAAGAACTCAGGGATGCTCGACAGCGAGAGTGTTTCCACGCTATGCGAAGCTCTCAAAGACGCATTCAATGCCGTGCTCATTGTCGAGACCGCGGATACTACTCCACTGGAATCAGCCACCGAGACTGCCCAAGACAACGTGGCCGACGTTCTCGATTACGCCATCCTCAGGAACTACAGTCTTACGAACGCGGCACAAGGCATGAATGGAGGTGTGACCAAGAATCGCATGAAGCGTATCACCAAGGAGATCATTGAGCTCTCCCCGAACCTGCCAGATGGCATCTTCGTCCGCCATGGAAGCACAAGACCGGATTGCATGAAGATCCTCATCGTGGCACCGAAGGATACCCCCTACGAGAACGGTCTCTTCGAGTTTGATCTCCTGTTACCGGCGGATTATCCTCAAAAGCCGCCACAGATGCAGTTTAAGACTACAGGCAACGGTTCTTTCCGCTTCAACCCAAATCTATACGCAGACGGGAAAGTTTGTCTGTCGCTTCTCGGAACATGGAGTGGGCCATCGTGGGATCCAGCAAAAAGCAGCATTTTCCAAGTCCTCGTGAGCATTCAAGCCATGATCTTCTGCGAGCACCCGTGGACGAACGAACCAGGTCGAGAG GGATTGGAAGGCTCGGATCAAAGCAAGGCCTACAACCGTACACTTCATACAAAGACAGTCGAGTTGGCGATGCTTGGTTGGCTTCAAGGCAAGAGCAATGGCATTTGGCGTGATGTGGTTGCGGAGCACTTCCTAGAGCGCCAAGAAGAGATCCTCACGACAATTGCTATGTGGAAGGTCGACAAGGCACCGGCTCAGccgagcgagaagaagagcGGCAAGGCCAAGCAACCCTTTGCTCCTGGTTGGGTTCCACCTCCCTTCACCCAATCACTCCAAGGATCCGGTCAGACTCTCGGCAGCAACTCAGCTGCGCCACAAGACGAGGACGAGGACGAGGACGAGGACGAGGacgatgatgatgatgatgatgatgatgatgatgatgatgatgatgatgatgatgatgatgatgatgatgaggACAATGATCACAGTTTGGGCGCCCATTTCGCGCAGTTTCTGACGACAGGACCTGGCGCAGGTTCATCTCACTCAAAGTCAGGCTCATCTGACTCAAAGCCGAAGCCTAAGTCGAAAACACCGTCGAAATTCGGCGGAAAGATGTTCGCAAACCCGTTCAGCTCTGCCGGGCACAAGCTGGGTGGTAGCGTACTCTCTTTCGGTGCGGCCAGCTTTGAGCCAACAAACAAGCCTCCTGCCCTCACTAATCCTTACGGCTACAACCCAACCCCGGCACCGTACTCCCACCCAACACCGTACATTCACCCGAATCCGAACGCCTACCTGCCATCGCCCCTCCAGCAATCATTCTTGCCGCCGACTTTGCCCCAGCTACCAACTTTCCCAAAGCCACCGTCCTCGGCTGCGCAGACACCATCACTGACACCTGGCATTCTCTCGACATATCAGGGCACTGGATGGGCTGGACAGAAGCTTGGCGGAGAAGAAGATGCAGTCCAAGATGCCACATCCCAGGAGCAGACACTTCACGAGGAGGACGATGACGATGAACTCGAGATAATTACAGAGAAGCTGCCCGTTATTGAGGAAGCTGTTGAGGAAGGCGCTGCTCAAGAAGATGCTGCTGCCAAGGAGGAAGACGATGAGGCGGCGATTCCCAGTGACCTCGCAGCGTTTGTTGTCAAGCTTCGCCAGGCAGTGAAAGACCTATCGAGCAAGGAGCGTCTCGGACATCGACTCTATGGTGGTGACGACGACTGGGAGGGTATGGAGTAG